From Triticum aestivum cultivar Chinese Spring chromosome 7B, IWGSC CS RefSeq v2.1, whole genome shotgun sequence:
CGACGGCGCCATGGACGGACGGACACACGCGATCGAGCTAAGCTTCAACAAGCTGCCGTACGCGCCGGTGTTGCCTAGCTACCTGTTTAATCCAGCGTCCAGGCAATGAGAATGAGATGGGTAGGGACGAGGCGCCAAGATAGATTTATAGGCCGGTTTTTCCAGGACCTAGTGATGCACACGTAATTGGCCATGTGACTGCGGGGACAAGGAATCGACGTTGGTCGCGACGTACGTCCAACGGGGAAGGATCGATACCTAGTTGACATGACCCGTACTGGTTTTCTTGTTGGGTCAGGCCTACATGAGGCGGTCACGCCAAGCATAAAGCCAGTAGTAGGTTTGCAGGGCAGGAAGGGTGTGCCAATGCATAGATGCACTTCAAGCCCGACCGTGGACGTGAGCACAAGGCACACCTGACCTGGGCCCATCGCCCCCTCCTGTCTCGGAAGATTCATCGACGACGCCATTGGTCCATTTGCTCCCTCTTGTCTCAGAAGATTCATCGGCACCATCTCAACACAAGTTACCATTGCCATgacaacgacgacgacaacaacaacagcagcaaagGTTTCTATCAACATTTCTGTGATCTTGTGAAATGGGGTCTCAAGAAACTATTGGATGATATTTCATTCTGAAAATCTAGATATAAGAAGACTTAATTATGGAATTATCACCCTGATACCAAAAGTGCAAGACGCTAAGCAGATACAAAAATTTAGACCAATATGccttcttaatgttagttttaaaatcaTTGCTAAAGTGCTGATGAACAGGTTGAGTAGGGTGATCAAACCCATCATCTCCCACAAACAAACCCCCTTTATTAAGGGGATATATATTATGGAGGGAGTGGTGGTGTTACATGAGGCCCTAAATACTATTCACCATAAAAAAAGCAAAGTGCACTCTTGTTCAAGGTAGACTTTGAGAAAGCTTATGATAAGATAAAATGGCTATTTGTATATAAGATGTTGAAACTAAAGAATTTTCTTGAGATCAATGATGTGACTTGATGATATACACTATGGTTGGAGGGCATGTATGTCAAGGTAAATGATGTGATAGGGCCGTATTTTAAAACACATAAAGGGTGAGGCAAGAAGATTCCATGTCTCCCCTACTATTTGATTTAGCTGCTGATGCCCAAGCTATCATACTAGACAAGGCCAAACAAAATGGTTTTGTGAAAGGAGTTATGCCTGAGTTTGAAAATAATGGTGTAAACATGCTTCAATATGTAGATGGTACCATATTCTTATTACAAGATGATGAAGAAAGTGCCAAAATTCATTCTTAGTGCTTTTGAACAGATGTCAAGTCTGACTATAAACTTTCACAAGATTGAGATATTTTTATTTGGAGAGGCCATCACTAAAACAACAATTTATCAGGAAATTTTTACTTGTGAACTTGGGAAAATTCCATTGAAATACCAAGGGTTTCCTGTTTCTGATGTAAGGCTAGGAAGTAAATTTTGGAAGATTATTActagaaaattgaaaaaaaaatgtgTTGGCTGGCAAGGGAGACTTCTAAACATGGCAAGTAGAGTGACCTTGGTCCAATCCTGTTTATCTAACATTCCAatgtatatgatgtctttctatCCCCTGCCGGTTGGCATTAGGAAAAAAAAGGTGACTTCTTCAGAGCTAGACAAGTCTGGTGGGAGAATGAGGACAAAAAGAAATATCATTTAATCAATTGGAAAACATGTTGCCTCTCAAAAaatcaatgttttaaatagcgggctatgtaAAATAGCGGCGAGCCTTCAaatcagctatagcgggctatagcaGGATATAGCGGGTTTTTTACAAAGGcgaccatttagcggcaccctgctgaaaaggctatagtGGGCTATAGCgaagctatagccggctatttaaaactatgcaaAAAACATTGGGAGGGAGGGGAGTGGGGGTTGGGAATTTTAAATCTAGAACTAATGAATAAAGCTCTATTTGCTAAATGGTTTTGGAAACTGGAAactgaagaaggaatatggatTGATATTTTACTTAATAAGTATGTGAAGGGTAAATGCATCTCTGGCATTAAGAAAAAACCTGGAGATTCTCAATTTTGGGGGAGCCTTTTGTAGGTGAAAAAAATTATATTACCGACATGTTAAGAAACAGTTGGTGGACGGTAGAAACACTAGGTTTTGGGAAGATTGGTGGGTGGGCTCCAAACCTTTAAAAGAGGCTTATCCCAGCTTATACAATGTTAGTTTTAATCATGATATCTTTGTTGCAGAGGCTATTGAAATGGGATGAGATAATTTTACTTTTAGAAGAAGTTTACTTGGGGACAAATCTGTGGGGCTAGCCTCAAATCTAGATGCAAGGATATTAGAATGTATGGAGGCAAGGAAAAGCCTATGTGGATGCTTACCAATGAGAGAAACTTCTCTGTGAAATCTTCATATCTTTTCCTTATTAAAACTGATGTGGGTTTCCCACACAAGTTTCTATGGAAAATTAAAATTCTAGCCAAGATTAAAATGTTCTTTTGGTTGACTGTGCATAAAAGCATTCTAACTAAAGACAACTTAATCATAAAAGGGTGGAAAGGGAAGAAAGAATGTGTCTATTGTGGACATGATGAAACTATTGATCATTTGTTTTTTAGTTGTTCTGCCGCCAGACTTATATGAAGCTTAATTAAATGTTCATTTGATTTGAGATCAACACCTAGTAGGTTAGATGATTGTCTGAACAGATGGTTGAAAACTTTtcagaaaacagagaaaaaattAATCCTTCCTGGAATGTCTTCTATATTCTGATCCATCTGAAAATGCAGAAATCCCATTATTTTTAGAACAAAAACAAATTCATGATCCCATGATTCTAGTAAGACTAATGTGTAATTGGATCGTTGATTGGTCTATTTTGCAGATAAAAACCCAGAGCAAATGCTACTTATGTTGGGGGCAAGAGTAATCGAGCGGGTAGCAAGTGAAAGATAAAAACCCAGAGCAAATGCTACTGATGTTGGGGGCAAGAGTAATCGAGCGGGTAGCAAGTGAAATATATCGAGCGTCACAGGTGTGGAGACCAGGGGTACAGAGACTAGATAACTGAAGGAAAAACAGTGGCGGGTGGAGACCAGGGGTGCAGAGACTAGATAACCAGGGGTGCACTAGCCTCTTCAGCGACATGTGCTTTGTGTGTCTGCTGCGTTTGTTTTAGGATCTGGTTCTTATGTTTACTGTCAGGCTTTGTCCCTTCGTTTGTGGATTATGTTCAGTTATGCCGCCTGAATCTTTAAGCTTTTTAGCTGCTGTTAGATTTAGTAGTTTATAAGTAGATCTGAACCCGAGACCTGCGCTGGATGCTGTTATTTTGGTGGTTtcgttaatgaaatcggaggaaaccccctcttttgatTAAAAAAAAACAGCAGCAAAGATAAAATTCTCCAACAGGTCAAATATTTGTCAGCTAAGGACAAGACAACATACACAGAAGGCAACAAACTTCACAATCACTAAGGCTAAAGAGTCACCAGTTGGTTTCTGATTTCAGCTGTAACACGGACAGAGAGGCTGCCATCTGAGTGGTGCTTTGCTGTTAACCATCCTGCAGCACATCCCTTCCTTATTCCCCAAAACTGTAACTGTCGTCCACCCGAAGCTGTCACCGCCGCAGCAGCACAGCCGTCATATGTTCTCGAACCGGCGAACCAAAGCAAGCAGGCGCATTGCGACTCTACTGTAGCAGGACAACGCAATGTACAGGGGTATCCTTCCGGGCCGCGGAAGGATGAAGAGGATGTCTTCAGAGCTCAAGGAGACTCGCACTTGGACCTCCCCAGTCCCCGTCTACATGACGTAGGGTTGGTCCACGAAGGCCCACTCGAAGATCTGCTCGTACTGCTCGGCGGCATGGTCCCACGTATGGTCTTTCGTCATGCCTCGCTTCATGAGCCCCTCCCAGGACGGCTTGTGCTCCCTGAATGTCGACATCGCGGTTCGCAATGCCTGCACAATGGTCAAAAGGTAAATTTTCACTTGGAACAACCCGGCATTGTCTAGTTAGTTACACAGATCGCAGACACTAGACGCCATTCTGGCCCCCATCGGAGAACCAAACCATGGTATGAGTTATCGTCACAAAGGGGCACTAAGGTACCATGCTACAGCCAAGATCTATCCTATAACCGGACAAGAGCTCAGCAAAAACTTACCCACAACATCTTGTCCACGGTTAGCGGTGAGAACGCCCACCTGCAAGTACAGAACAGTAACAGTTAATCATCACAGGTTGATTTATGGCGCAATGTACCccgaagacattgcaaaaagatACACTGAAAGTTAGCGAAACTTGAGCAGTACGTACCCTGTACCCTCCTCTCCTTTTGCACCAAAAGGGTTGAAGGTCTCGACTGTGTCCTGTTGAATACACGAGCCAATTAGAACATTTGCGTTGGAGCCAAGATAAGGTTAATTTTCAGGGCAGTTGTCTTACTCGGAGGCCCCCAGTTCCATGAACTACAGGAACTGTACCATATTGCATAGCATATAGCTGATTAAGACCGCAAGGTTCAAATCTCGATGGCATTAACAATATATCGCAACTGCACAAAAAGAGAGACATAAATGTTTTGAACATTATAATATATCCAAGCTGATAACGAAGGTCTTGTTAAGTTCTCGGCATACCCTGCAGTTATTCTGTGGGAAACTGGAACACTAAATCCAACCCATCCACGGAATTTATCCTTGTAACTCGACTCGGTAGATCTCATCCAGCCTTCAAAAATTGGATCCCCAGATCCAAGCATGACCTGTAAAAGGGTAAAAAGATACCACTGATCAACTGGATCTAGTtggctacaacaacaacaacaacaacaaagcctttagtcccaaacaagttggggtaggctagaggtgaaacccataagatcttgtGACCagctcatggctctggcacatggatagcaagcttccacacacccctgtccatagctagttctttcgtaatactccaatccttcaggtctctcttaacggactcctcccatgtcaaattcggtctaccccgccctctcttgacattctccgcacacttaagccgtccgctatgcactggagctttcggaggcctgcgctgaatatgcccaaaccatctcagacgatgttggacaagcttctcttcaattggtgctaccccaactcttatctcatatatcatcattccggactcgatccttcctcgtgtggccacacatccatctcaacatacgcatctccgccacacctaactgttaacatgtcaccttttagtcggccaacactcaacgtcatacaacattgcgggtcgaaccgtcgtcatgtagaacttgccttttagcttttgtggccctctcttgtcacaaagaatgccagaagcttggcgccacttcatccgtccgactttgattcgatggttcacatcttcatcaatacccccatcctcctgcagcattgaccccaaatatcgaaaggtgtccttctggggtactacctgcccatcaaggctaacctcctcctcacacatagtagtactaaaaccgcacatcatgtactcggttttagttctactaagcctaaacccttttgattccaaggtttgtctccataactctaacttcttatttacccccgtccgactatcgtcaactagcaccacatcatccgcaaagagcatacaccatgggatatctccttgtatatcccttgtgacctcatccatcaccaaggcaaaaagataaggactcaaagctgacccctgatgcagtcctatcttaatcgggaagtcatcagggtcgacatcacttgttcgaacacttgtcacaacattatcgtacatgtccttgatgagggtaatgtactttgctgggactttgtgtttctccaaggcccaccacatgacattccgcggtatcttatcatagtccttctccaagtcaatgaacaccatatgcaagtccttcttttgctccctgtatctctccataagttgtcgtaccaagaaaatggcttccatggttgacctcccaggcatgaaaccaaactgatttttggtcacgcttgtcattcttcttaagcggtgctcaatgactctcccatagcttcattgtatggctcatcagcttaattccacggtaattagtacaactctgacaTCCCCCTTGTTTTGGatgattggtactaatatacttcgtctccattcttctggcatcttgtttgcccgaaaaatgaggttcaaaagcttggttagccatactatcgctatgtcctcgaggcctttccacacctcaatggggatacaatcagggcccatcgccttgcctcctttcatcctttttaaagcctccttgacctcagacacCTGGATTCGCCACACAAAACACATGCTGGTCTCaccaaaggagtcgtccagtttaATGGTAGGAGTCTCAtcctccccattgaacagcttgtcgaagtactcccgccatctatgcttaatctcctcgtccttcaccaacagttggtctgctccgtccttgatgcatttgacttggccaatatcctcGTCTTCCtatctcggatcttggccatcttatagaagtccctttcgccttccttcgtgcctaaccgttggtcgaggtcctcatatgcccgaccccttgcttcactgacagctcgctttgcggccttcttcgccatcttgtacttctctatgttgacTGCACTCCTATCCCGGTATAGGCGtctaaagcaatctttcttctctttaatcgccttctggacatcatcattccaccaccaggtatccttatcttctcTTCTCcgtcccctggacactccaaactcctccgaggccaccttacgaatgcaagtcgccatcttcatccacacattgtccgcgtcccctccttcctcccaagggccctccctaatgaccctctccttgaacgcctgagctacctcccccttgagcttccaccacttcattgtagcgactttggcacgcttatcctgcTGGACAAGAATcggaaagcggaagtcagcaaccaccagcttatgctggggtacaccactctctccaggtatcaccttacagtccaggcgcgcacgcctatcttctcttctcgagaggatgaaatcgatctggctagagtgttggccactactaaaagtcaccagatgtgattctctctttctaaagagcgtcttagctacaatcatgtcgtaggctagagcaaagcttaagacatcttcttgattcttgatgccatagccaaagcccccatgtgCCCCTTCAAAACctatgttagatgtacccacgtggccattgaggtctcctcctatgaagagcttctcgccaatcggtacactcctaaccatgtcttccatgccttcccagaactccctcttggtgttctcattgtggcctacttgcggggcatacgcgctgataacattgagaactaagtccccaaccaccagcttgaccaggataatccggtccccacgtctcttgacgtctaccactccataatTAAGGCTCTTGTTGATCAAAATGCCTACGCCCTTTCTGTTTGCattttgcagccgtccccgtgtaccacagcttgaagccggtatcctccacctccttcgccttctgtcccctccatttggtttcttggacgcaaaggatatcaacacctctcctcaccgctgcatcgactagctcccgaagcttccctgtcagggACCCTacattccagctacctaagcgaattctcctaggctcggctagcttccttactgGATCTGTTGGCTACAAACTGCTAAAATCACCCTGGGTCCCCTTTCTCTTAGTCTTCAGCCAATGATGAAACAAGAAATGTTGGAATGGATATAAGAGCATGTCTGCAGTTCACCAAGCCAATTTTATTGTAGAGTATGTTTGTTGCGCGCACGCATGTGTTTGTATGCGAAAACATGTTGTTGAGTGTGTTAGATCACATAGACTACAGGACACTCCAGCTATAGTGGCACTGCATGGTCAGTGCTACACATATATTTATTGCCTCCAACTTTGTTTCAAAACTTGCAGTAGCATATTACTGATGTTTGATTTAATACTCTAGTCTCAAGAAAAAGAATATGAACTTACAAATTGCACGTCCTCCCTCATGAGCTCTGGAATGGCCATTTTAATGAGATCAATGCCTTTCTGGTAATCCAGTCTTCCAATAAAGCCAATCTGTGAATCAAGCTAATGAGATGATCGGCAAGTTTTTTTTAgggatttaaaaaatatatatctTAGGGGTTGGTATCTAACCAGAGGAACATCCTCCCTTACAGGTAAACCCAACTCCTTCTGCAATTCAGCTTTACATTTGGCCTGACAAGTATGCCAAACCACATAGGATTAGTTAGTGAGAACATCATGGGAGGCAAACTAGCAAAGAAAAAGAAAGTGCTAGATCACATATACATGTTATTATATAGGGTACTATCCACACACCTTTCCAGAGAGGTCATCGACAGAATAATGATGAGGGAGACACTTGTCTGTGGTGGGGTTCCAATCATTAATGTCAATTCCATTTACAATTCCTGCATACCGAAAGAGCAAACTGAATTAATACTTGCAACCCATCCATCTATTTCTGTAAATATGTTTCAGAAGAAGATAAGTGGATTCAAATATAGTTACCATTCAATACACTTTTTCGGGAGCTTAAGAGCTCATTGAGGCCCTGTCCACCTTCAGCAGTTGTGACCTCCCATGAATAACCCTAGAAACAAAAGATTAAATCATTTCTTAATTGCGTGAAAGACAGGGCAATTGAACTGAAGAACATCCCGCAAAGAAAAAAGAGAAGTATGAGTATTTCACCTGACTGACGGTCACAATCCGATCTGCTGTCACAACTGCTCCTTTCAAAAAGTTAACTGCCTCACCCTTGTCAAGGGCATGCCTCCTTGCCCATTCTGGAAATACCCATTCTAAAGCTCCATACCATTCAGGAGGCAATCCCAGATCAGGATATGTACTTGCAGGCTCCACACCCTAATGACATTGAACAGTATGACGATACGTGTGAACTGACTTACAAAGCCATGTACAGATAATGAGAAGTGGTAGACCCAAACCTGATGTGCTAAATTATGTATAACAAGGGTGCTGCGGGAATCTCTGTAAACACCGTATGGTCTATATTTTGCAGCAAGAAGGCTGAATAAAAATGACTGATGTCAGCAACAAAGTTGATTATGTAATGAAAACCAATTTAACATGCAACACTGGCGACAAAAAAGGGGAACACGACATGGCAAACAGCACAAGGCAAAAGGAAATATGCATCTAACATCGATACTTGTACAAAATAATCCACCTAGCCAACATCAAGCAGCTACAATTCACCATCTCAAATTGCCCCAAACA
This genomic window contains:
- the LOC123163063 gene encoding starch synthase 1, chloroplastic/amyloplastic, with translation MAATGVGAGCLAPSVRLRADPATAARASACVVRARLRRVARGRYVAELSREGPAARPAQQQQLAPPLVPGFLAPPPPAPAQSPAPTQPPLPDAGVGELAPDLLLEGIAEDSIDSIIVAASEQDSEIMDAKDQPQAKVTRSIVFVTGEAAPYAKSGGLGDVCGSLPIALAARGHRVMVVMPRYLNGSSDKNYAKALYTAKHIKIPCFGGSHEVTFFHEYRDNVDWVFVDHPSYHRPGSLYGDNFGAFGDNQFRYTLLCYAACEAPLILELGGYIYGQNCMFVVNDWHASLVPVLLAAKYRPYGVYRDSRSTLVIHNLAHQGVEPASTYPDLGLPPEWYGALEWVFPEWARRHALDKGEAVNFLKGAVVTADRIVTVSQGYSWEVTTAEGGQGLNELLSSRKSVLNGIVNGIDINDWNPTTDKCLPHHYSVDDLSGKAKCKAELQKELGLPVREDVPLIGFIGRLDYQKGIDLIKMAIPELMREDVQFVMLGSGDPIFEGWMRSTESSYKDKFRGWVGFSVPVSHRITAGCDILLMPSRFEPCGLNQLYAMQYGTVPVVHGTGGLRDTVETFNPFGAKGEEGTGWAFSPLTVDKMLWALRTAMSTFREHKPSWEGLMKRGMTKDHTWDHAAEQYEQIFEWAFVDQPYVM